The window CTAGAACGGGCATTGGGAGAATTAGCAAAAAATGCAATTGATCGAGAAGACTTTCGATTTCGTTTACGAGAGACATTTATCCGACAAGAACTTGATAAGTTTGATTCCTCATTATTCGGTATAGCGTGTGAACTAGGTTGGATTAATAAGCTGGGTAGTGCTGTAGAAAACCCAGATGAACCTGTTTATGCTTTCTTGCATCCCACATTTCAGGAATATTTCGCAGCCTTAGCACTCTCTAAATATTCAAATCCACTTGTTCTAACTCATCATATTTTTGAACCTCATTGGAAAGAAGTTATTCTTATAGCGGCAGGAATAATAAATAACCCTATTGATTTCTTGCGAGAATTAAAAGGAAGGATTGATAAGTTTCTAGTAGAAAATGACAAATTACAGGATTTTTTAGTATGGGCAGATAATAAGTCATTTTCAATCATTAAGCTTTCTCCTGACATTAAATATAAACCTGCTGCGATTAGAGCGTTTTATCTTCAATTTCTGTCACCGAGATTTGTAAGATTGTTTTTATCCACACAATTAATTAGCAAAATTGACGCTCAATTTGCAGAAGATTGGAATACAAATTCCTCTGACTACAATTCTGATCCCTGTAAGGAGCTGGTCTTAGATGTTTATCTTATGATAGCTCTTGATTATGCTTATCAAAGACTTGAAGATGTAGGAAGAAATATCGATAATGACTATATAGCCACCTATCCTGATTATTATGTCAAGCTTTCTATGAACCTTTCCTCTGATACAAAGTTTAAAGAAAAACTAGAAGTATTATTAGTGGAGTTAGAGAGTAGGCAGGATGAAAATAGTATGCTTCGTCTTTATAAATGGTGGCAGATAAATCACAAGGCGTGGATTCAAAATTTTCTTAAATTGATTACAGAGCATCGTGATATTGGTTGGAATTGGAATTTTAGTCGAAGAGAATTGGAATTATTGATGAATTATATAGACGCTAATGAACTTCTTATAGACTGTGCGAATGAAACCTCAATTGAGCTTGTTCTTAGAGAAGAAATCAAAGAGGAGCTTTTATTACCAAGTATTACTTATATAGCGAATGTCCTTAGCGAAGAAAAATCATGACTAGCGTCAGAGAGAAACTCATTGAAGAACTTGACCAAACTCCTGATTTCGTTATTCAGGAAGTCTTAGACTTTCTCTTATTCATCAAAGTTCGTCTAAAGCACAGAATCAGAGAAGACCAAACCGCTGATTTGCAGCAAGCTCCCAGTCTCCCACCCTTTCTACAGTTTGTTGAAGAAATTAGTGCCCAAATTCCCAAAGAAGAATGGGAAAAGCTACCCAAAGACCTTTCTAAGAACCTAGAGCATTATTTGTATGGCTCACCAAGGGACGAGGAATGAAAACAGTTTTTGCCGATGCGGGTTACTGGATTGCCATTCTCAATCCTGCCGATGACCTTCATGTTAAAGCAGTCAGTGTTTCCAATGCCCTCAATTCTTTTGGGATAGTGACCAGTGAAATGATATTCACTGAAGTATTGAATTCATTTTCTAAACGAGAGAGCGTTTTCAAACAAGCTTTGGTTCAATTCGTAAAGCAATCAATTGATAATCCTAAAATCGAAGTTGTTCCTCAGACCAGCGATTTATTTCATCAATCACTGAACCTTTACGAACAAAGAGCCGACAAAGCTTGGAGCCATACTGACTGTGCTTCATTTTGCATCATGCAGCCACGAAATATCCTTGAAGCCCTGATCCATGACAGACACTTTGAACAAGCTGGCTTCATTGCTCTACTTCGTTAAAAAAGCGATCGCTCTCTAATACCAGGCTTCTTACTATAAAAGAAGTTACGTTGCATCAATATGGTGAATCACGTTGATGCCATCAAGACCTTTCAACAGGCGCTCCAGAAATAGCTGACGAGCTAGCGATCGCAGTTTTCATATTTGGTAATGTTAGCGCTTGCACCTGGCGGTTGAAACCGCAGCTATACAAACGTAGACGCGAAGCGGCTTGCCGGAGGCTAACCTGCCTCCGCAGGTTATAAAACCCTTGATATTCCGTTAGTCCGTCCTCACTAAAGCTCCGGCGGCGGACTTGGTTTGTATAGCCCCAGAATTCCATTCTGAGGGCTTGGCGCAAGACATCAGTCAAGCTCCTTCTGATTTAATAAATCTGAGAGGCTTTGAGAGCAGTTCATGAAGATTGTTGTAATTGGCAGTGGCTTTGGTGGGCTATCGGCTGCCATCCGACTACAGGCACAGGGGCATCAAGTGACGATCGCAGAAAAACGGGATAAACCCGGTGGTCGTGCTTATGTCTATCAGCAGGATGGCTTCACCTTCGATGCTGGCCCCACCATTATTACCGCTCCCTACCTGATTCATGAACTGTTTGAATTGAGTAACCGCAAAACTGAGGATTACCTGACGCTGGTGCCGCTTGACCCGTTCTACAACGTGCGGTTTGAAGATGGCTCGGTATTTCACTATAACGGCGATCGCAATTACCTGCTCGAACAAATTCGGCAATTCAACCCGGCTGATGTGGAAGGCTACCATCGGTTTTACCGGGCATCTGAACAGGTGTTTCAAAAGGGATTACCCCTGATGACCAAGCCGTTTAGCCACTTCACCGATATGCTCAAAGTCGCTCCCGATATGCTGCAATTGCAATCCTTCAAATCAGTAGCAGGATTTGTAAATCAGTACATTCAGGATGAGCGATTACGGCAGGTGTTTAGCTTCCATCCCCTCCTGATTGGCGGCAATCCCTTTCAGAGTACGTCAGTCTACGCCATGATTCATAAACTGGAGCAGGCGTTCGGCGTCTGGTTTGCAATGGGCGGCACGGGCGCATTAGTGCAAGGTTTGGTGCAATTGTTTCAAGAGTTGGGTGGAGAATTACGGCTCAATACAGAAGTTGCAGAGATTTTGATTGAGGGTAAGACGAAACGAGCAACTGGGGTTGCACTCAAGGATGGCGAATTGCTCCAGGCAGATGCTGTTGTGAGTAATGCCGATGTTGCCCTGACCTATCTCAATTTGGTTCCAGCCCAGTTTCGCCGCAAATATAGTGATCGCTACCTGCAAAATCTGCGATATTCGATGTCACTGTTCGTCGTTTACTTTGGCACGAATCGGCGCTACAACGACATGGCGCACCATGAAATTTTGATGGGGCCACGCTACCGGGAGTGGATGGTGGATTTGTTCGATCGCAAGCACCTAGCATCAGACTTTTCGCTGTATCTTCATCGCCCTACTGCAACTGACCCCACCCTTGCGCCACCGGGTTGTGACTGCTGGTATGTGCTGGCTCCAGTTCCAAACCTGGATGCTGCAACAGATTGGAAAGAGATGGCGAAGCCCTACCGAGATGCGATCATGCAGTATCTAGAGCAGCACTATTTACCAGATTTGTCAAGTCATATTGTTACCGAACACCATATCGATCCAGTACATTTCCGGGATGAGTTAAATAGCTACAAAGGCACTGCATTTTCAGTGGAGCCTACTTTGTTCCAGTCTGCCTGGTTCCGTCCTCATAACATTAGCGAGGACATTCCAAATCTTTATTGTGTAGGAGCCGGAACCCACCCAGGAGCGGGATTACCAGGGGTTATGAGTTCAGGCAAGATTGTGGCAGAGATGATTAGCAGGGCTGGATGATCGGCTTCAAGGGTAAGGAAAATGTTTAATGTTCTCAACCTACTTCAAAACCTATCCGTTAGAAGCGCTCAAGGCACAGATGATTGCGGAGTTTTGTGAGGAGAAAGATTGAGGGTTAACAAAGCTGTCTTATTCATCCGTAATCTTTCCTCCCATTGTCTTAAGTTCGATCGCCCTTGGTGCTACGCTATGCGTAATCGCACAACCCTTAACAAACCTAGTCTACTTTTTTGAGGCTTAAGCATCTGGTAGCGTGAATTCAACCAAAGATAGGCTGTTGTTCCCTTGTAATTAATGCCAAGGACTTAATTCTGGATAAGTCAAGATTTGTAAAGTCAGGGAGCCATGAATTTCCAGAGTATCTTTAAAAATATATTGAGAAATGAGCCAATTGTGAGTGAGGCGCTTATCCTTAAATTTTAAAGAAATATTTCGAGGGATCACATGGATAAATTCGGTAAGTATCGCATGATCTGCACCTTGAGCTTTGGCGATATCTATGGACAAATCATCATTTGGTTAATTGTGATTTTTCTCAGCCTTGCTTCAGCACTGGCACTGTGGAGCGCTGAACGCCAAATATACGCCTTAGCCACTGTTGGGTTAATCTTGGTATTGTCTTTACCCTTCTTGCTCTTTGCCTTCGTGACGACTCTGCTCAACCATATTGAGTTTCTGCCGATGTCGGAAGGCCAAACCACTGAGACCGTTCGTGGTAACACACCGAACCAGAAACCGCTAGAAGCAACGAGTTAAAGAATCGTTATTATCATTAGCTCAGTAGTAACCGATAAACAAGCAAAATTTCCCCGCCTTTGGGTGGGGAGTTTTTTGGTGTACAAGCTTTAATGGCTCAACTGACATCTGTCTTGAAAGGCAGAAGGCTCCAAGGCAGAAGGCAGAAGGTAAAAGGCAAAAGGTAAAAGTGAAGAAGAATGACTTTCATTGTTTGCTGTGAGCAACAGTTCATGGAGAGTCTTGCACCAGTTACAATAACCCGCCAAGAGTTTAAATCCCTGACTCACAGCTCGTATTTGTCTTCATACGACTGATTAGGAGTTTCAGTCCATTTCAATG of the Allocoleopsis franciscana PCC 7113 genome contains:
- a CDS encoding type II toxin-antitoxin system VapC family toxin, with translation MKTVFADAGYWIAILNPADDLHVKAVSVSNALNSFGIVTSEMIFTEVLNSFSKRESVFKQALVQFVKQSIDNPKIEVVPQTSDLFHQSLNLYEQRADKAWSHTDCASFCIMQPRNILEALIHDRHFEQAGFIALLR
- a CDS encoding phytoene desaturase, translating into MKIVVIGSGFGGLSAAIRLQAQGHQVTIAEKRDKPGGRAYVYQQDGFTFDAGPTIITAPYLIHELFELSNRKTEDYLTLVPLDPFYNVRFEDGSVFHYNGDRNYLLEQIRQFNPADVEGYHRFYRASEQVFQKGLPLMTKPFSHFTDMLKVAPDMLQLQSFKSVAGFVNQYIQDERLRQVFSFHPLLIGGNPFQSTSVYAMIHKLEQAFGVWFAMGGTGALVQGLVQLFQELGGELRLNTEVAEILIEGKTKRATGVALKDGELLQADAVVSNADVALTYLNLVPAQFRRKYSDRYLQNLRYSMSLFVVYFGTNRRYNDMAHHEILMGPRYREWMVDLFDRKHLASDFSLYLHRPTATDPTLAPPGCDCWYVLAPVPNLDAATDWKEMAKPYRDAIMQYLEQHYLPDLSSHIVTEHHIDPVHFRDELNSYKGTAFSVEPTLFQSAWFRPHNISEDIPNLYCVGAGTHPGAGLPGVMSSGKIVAEMISRAG